CGCAAGTTATTATTTGAAAAAGACTTGTGAATCAATCTTTCTTGCCACATGAGTCGCCTTTTTCAGCCAATTGGCACGGTGTTTGCCATTAAAGAAAGGGCGGAGGGGCAAAAGATCTCCCCTCCAAGTGGCTGGCGACCTCGGCCCGGGATGCCACCGGCTGGGTCGAGGGGAGGGTGGCTCGGTGGCGTGTTCTGAGTGGGAAGAGGAGGTGTGGCGATGACCCGGACACTGGTACCCTGGACTGCGAGCCCGACTCGGCTGTTTGAAACGCTCCGTCGTGAAATGAACGAATTGATGGATCAATTCTTCGGCAGCGATAGCGGGACCGAATTGGGCCTCTGGTTCGCTCCGAGGGTCAACGTGGCGGAGACTGACACCGCCTTCGAAGTCTCGGTCGATCTGCCCGGCATGAAGCCTGAGGACTTCTCCGTCGAGCTCAAGGAAGGGCACCTCTGGATCACGGGCGAACGGCGGCAGGAAACCGAGGAAAAAGGCAAGACTTATCACCGTGTGGAACGGCAATACGGCCGGTTCCAACGGGTGATCCCGCTGCCGGCGGCC
This is a stretch of genomic DNA from Thermogutta terrifontis. It encodes these proteins:
- a CDS encoding Hsp20/alpha crystallin family protein → MTRTLVPWTASPTRLFETLRREMNELMDQFFGSDSGTELGLWFAPRVNVAETDTAFEVSVDLPGMKPEDFSVELKEGHLWITGERRQETEEKGKTYHRVERQYGRFQRVIPLPAAVNPDKIEAEYKDGVLRITLPKDESAQPKRIPVKT